A genomic stretch from Setaria italica strain Yugu1 chromosome VII, Setaria_italica_v2.0, whole genome shotgun sequence includes:
- the LOC101780751 gene encoding probable xyloglucan endotransglucosylase/hydrolase protein 16: MAPARARLLACLPALTMMAAVSWVAAGGVRMTDQVDILWGPTQLLNDSDGGQTVGLSLDRVMGSGFRSKKSYLFARIDIDIKLVAGNSAGTVTTVYLISEGQWKIHDEIDLEFLGNVTGEPYTLHTNIFANGSGGREVQYRLWFDPTQDFHTYSIVWNSDEILILVDNMAIRRFRNHWDAGVPFPVYQPMRLNGVLWDADGWATQGGRVKTDWTQAPFTAYFRNYRASGCEPSGVAWVCGQDPSGGDWLGGGAAGGLDDVKQRQQLREAQERYTIYDYCTDSTRFPDGFRPKECALP, translated from the exons ATGGCGCCGGCTAGGGCGCGCCTCCTAGCCTGCCTGCCGGCTCTCACGATGATGGCCGCCGTCTCTTGGGTGGCTGCCGGTGGTGTTCGCATGACGGACCAGGTGGACATACTCTGGGGCCCGACGCAGCTGCTCAACGACAGCGACGGCGGCCAGACCGTCGGGCTGTCGCTGGACCGCGTCATGGGGTCGGGGTTCCGGTCCAAGAAGTCGTATCTCTTCGCCAGGATCGACATCGACATCAAGCTCGTCGCCGGGAACTCCGCCGGCACCGTCACGACGGTTTAC CTGATCTCTGAGGGGCAGTGGAAGATCCACGACGAGATCGACTTGGAGTTCCTGGGCAACGTCACCGGCGAGCCGTACACCCTGCACACCAACATCTTCGCCAATGGCTCCGGCGGCAGGGAGGTGCAGTACAGGCTCTGGTTCGACCCTACCCAAGACTTCCACACCTACTCCATCGTCTGGAATTCAGACGAGATCCT GATCCTGGTGGACAACATGGCGATCCGGCGGTTCAGGAACCACTGGGACGCCGGCGTGCCCTTCCCGGTGTACCAGCCGATGAGGCTGAACGGTGTGCTCTGGGACGCCGACGGCTGGGCGACGCAGGGCGGGCGCGTCAAGACGGACTGGACGCAGGCGCCCTTCACCGCCTACTTCCGGAACTACCGCGCCAGCGGCTGCGAGCCGAGCGGCGTCGCGTGGGTGTGCGGCCAGGACCCGTCCGGCGGCGACTGGCtcggcggcggggccgccggCGGGCTGGACGACGTgaagcagcggcagcagctgaGGGAGGCGCAGGAGAGGTACACCATCTACGACTACTGCACCGACTCCACGAGGTTCCCCGATGGCTTCCGCCCCAAGGAGTGTGCGTTGCCATAG
- the LOC101781153 gene encoding xyloglucan endotransglucosylase/hydrolase protein 24, with protein MAFSSGARALAVALLLGLCTAAAAAGRMDDGLEVTWGDGRGSVSPDGQTLTLSLDHTSGSGFRSRDTYLFARADMQIKLVPNNSAGTVTTFYFISEGPWDVHDEVDLEFLGNVSGQPYTLHTNVFGNGNGGKEQQFHLWFDPTTDFHTYSIEWTQHHILVLVDGTPIREFKNHADRGVPYPSSQRMRLYGSLWDAEDWATQGGRVKTDWSQAPFMAQYRKFTAADASSSSTSASGYGQELDAAAQQAMKWARDNYMVYDYCADSKRFPQGVPPECSMP; from the exons ATGGCTTTTAGCTCGGGTGCTCGCGCGCTGGCAGTGGCGCTGCTCCTGGGGCTctgtacggcggcggcggcggcggggaggatgGACGACGGGCTGGAGGTGACGTGGGGCGACGGGCGCGGGAGCGTGTCGCCGGACGGCCAGACGCTGACGCTGTCGCTGGACCACACCTCCGGCTCCGGGTTCCGCTCCAGGGACACCTACCTCTTCGCGCGCGCTGACATGCAGATCAAGCTCGTACCCAACAACTCCGCCGGCACCGTCACCACCTTCTAC TTCATCTCGGAGGGTCCGTGGGACGTCCACGACGAGGTGGACCTCGAGTTCCTGGGCAACGTGAGCGGGCAGCCGTACACGCTGCACACCAACGTGTtcggcaacggcaacggcggcAAGGAGCAGCAGTTCCACCTCTGGTTCGACCCCACCACCGACTTCCACACATACTCCATCGAGTGGACGCAGCACCACATCCT GGTGCTGGTGGACGGGACGCCGATCCGGGAGTTCAAGAACCACGCGGACCGCGGCGTGCCGTACCCGTCGTCGCAGCGGATGCGGCTGTACGGCTCGCTGTGGGACGCCGAGGACTGGGCCACGCAGGGCGGCCGCGTCAAGACAGACTGGTCCCAGGCCCCCTTCATGGCGCAGTACCGCAAGTTCACGGCCGCGGacgcctcgtcctcctccacgtCGGCGAGCGGGTACGGGCAGGAGCtggacgcggcggcgcagcaggcGATGAAGTGGGCGCGGGACAACTACATGGTGTACGACTACTGCGCCGACAGCAAGCGGTTCCCGCAGGGCGTCCCGCCCGAGTGCTCCATGCCGTAG